A window of the Gossypium hirsutum isolate 1008001.06 chromosome A05, Gossypium_hirsutum_v2.1, whole genome shotgun sequence genome harbors these coding sequences:
- the LOC107958838 gene encoding serine/threonine-protein kinase RIPK has translation MTVMKITWRSIFPSCSKGVVKPETKPKKEVTKQSSFNRLAMLELSYPSTMLTEDLSTSLAGSNLHVFTLGELKVITQSFSSSNLLGEGGFGPVHKGFIDDKLRPGLKAQPVAVKLLDLEGLQGHREWLTEVIFLAELRHPHLVKLIGYCCEEEHRLLVYEYMPRGSLENQLFRRYSVSLPWATRMKIALGAAKGLAYLHEAEKPVIYRDFKASNILLDSDYNAKLSDFGLAKDGPEGDDTHVSTRVMGTQGYAAPEYIMTGHLTAMSDVYSFGVVLLELLTGRRSVDKNRCPREQNLVEWARPMLNDARKLGRIMDPRLEGQYSETAARKAAALAYQCLSHRPKQRPKMSDVVKTLEPLQDDEDVLVGPFVYTVPTQSDKPKQDKDTVTKECESKKEKFHHHENHKHHHRQHRHQTRSPRMSAIHSERDSLKRNHRNGLNSPLHYKVREAA, from the exons ATGACTGTGATGAAAATTACATGGAGATCCATCTTCCCCAGCTGTTCCAAGGGCGTAGTGAAACCAGAAACCAAGCCTAAGAAGGAAGTTACAAAACAAAGTTCATTTAACAGGCTTGCGATGTTAGAGTTGAGTTATCCCAGCACAATGCTTACTGAAGATCTGTCAACTTCGCTTGCTGGTTCAAATCTTCATGTTTTCACGCTTGGGGAGCTAAAGGTGATAACCCAGAGCTTTTCATCTTCTAACTTGCTTGGTGAAGGTGGGTTTGGACCGGTTCATAAGGGTTTCATTGATGACAAGCTTAGGCCTGGATTGAAAGCTCAGCCTGTGGCTGTTAAACTCCTGGATTTAGAAGGCTTGCAAGGACATAGGGAATGGCTG ACCGAAGTGATCTTTCTTGCAGAATTGAGGCATCCACATCTTGTGAAGTTGATTGGATATTGTTGCGAGGAAGAACATAGGTTACTGGTGTATGAATACATGCCTCGAGGCAGCTTGGAGAATCAGCTATTTAGAA GGTATTCAGTTTCTCTTCCATGGGCGACAAGGATGAAAATTGCTCTTGGAGCTGCCAAGGGTCTCGCATATCTTCATGAAGCAGAAAAGCCAGTCATATACCGAGATTTCAAAGCATCGAATATATTGTTAGACTCT GATTACAATGCCAAACTTTCTGATTTTGGTCTTGCAAAAGATGGTCCAGAAGGGGATGATACTCATGTTTCCACCAGGGTTATGGGGACTCAAGGCTATGCTGCCCCTGAATACATCATGACAG GTCATTTGACGGCAATGAGTGATGTATACAGCTTTGGAGTGGTACTATTGGAGCTTTTAACAGGGAGAAGATCCGTAGACAAGAACCGATGTCCTAGAGAACAAAACTTAGTGGAATGGGCAAGGCCCATGTTGAACGATGCCAGGAAACTCGGCCGAATAATGGATCCTAGACTCGAAGGCCAATACTCGGAAACGGCTGCAAGAAAGGCAGCTGCGTTGGCTTACCAATGCCTTAGCCATCGCCCAAAGCAAAGACCCAAAATGAGTGATGTAGTGAAGACATTAGAGCCTCTCCAGGACGACGAAGACGTCCTTGTGGGTCCGTTCGTTTATACGGTTCCAACCCAAAGCGACAAGCCAAAGCAAGACAAGGACACCGTCACTAAAGAATGTGAATCGAAGAAAGAGAAATTTCATCATCACGAAAACCACAAACACCATCACCGCCAGCACAGACACCAAACTAGATCACCGAGGATGTCTGCAATTCACTCGGAAAGAGACTCCCTGAAGCGAAATCATAGAAATGGGTTGAATTCACCTTTGCACTATAAAGTCAGGGAAGCAGCATAA
- the LOC107960807 gene encoding RING-box protein 1, whose amino-acid sequence MAVHQPMCIRRPGICEFCERERISSRPICSVPAMSTQTSGSTAPSSSTEDPKHFDMKKWSSVALWSWDIVVDNCAVCRNHIMDLCIECQTNQIVGADNECTVAWGACNHAFHFHCISRWLQNRSVCPLDNAEWEFRKYGR is encoded by the exons ATGGCTGTTCACCAGCCAATGTGTATCAGAAGGCCAG GTATATGTGAGTTTTGTGAGAGAGAAAGAATTTCTTCCCGCCCTATTTGTTCGGTCCCAGCCATGTCTACCCAAACTTCCGGCAGCACCGCCCCTTCCTCCTCCACTGAGGACCCCAAGCACTTCGATATGAAAAAGTGGAGTTCGGTTGCCCTCTGGTCCTGGG ATATTGTCGTGGATAATTGTGCGGTTTGCAGGAATCACATCATGGATCTCT GTATCGAATGCCAAACCAACCAAATAGTCGGTGCCGATAATGAATGCACTGTTGCGTGGG GTGCATGCAACCATGCATTCCACTTTCACTGCATTAGTCGATGGCTGCAGAACCGGTCAGTATGTCCTTTGG ATAATGCTGAATGGGAGTTCCGAAAGTATGGTCGCTAG
- the LOC107958842 gene encoding sm-like protein LSM1A has product MMIAFSTLVLLPILAKLVMLLGDGRHLLGLLRSFDQFASIVLEGACERVIVGDLYCDIPLGLNVIRGENVVLIGEMDMEKEELPSHMTAVSTAEIKRAQKAGRDATYLKGSMKNIMKSLDID; this is encoded by the exons ATGATGATAGCTTTCTCTACACTTGTCTTGCTACCTATCTTGGCA AAACTCGTTATGTTATTGGGAGATGGCCGTCATCTTTTGGGGTTACTGCGTTCTTTTGATCAATTTG CTAGTATTGTTCTAGAAGGAGCTTGTGAGCGAGTTATTGTGGGTGATTTGTACTGTGACATACCCTTGGGTCTAAATGTAATCCGTGGGGAGAATGTGGTCTTAATCGGAGAGATG GACATGGAAAAAGAGGAGCTTCCTTCACATATGACTGCTGTATCCACAGCTGAGATTAAAAGG GCTCAGAAAGCAGGGAGGGATGCAACATATCTGAAGGGCTCTATGAAAAACATAATGAAGTCCCTTGATATTGATTAA
- the LOC107958841 gene encoding uncharacterized protein encodes MVSASEIATKLNLASHPEGGFFSETFRDSSVMLSTSQLPPQYKVDRPVSTSIYFLLPAGSVSHLHRIPCAETWHFYLGEPLTVLELDEKDGQVKLTCLGPDLLNNQKVQYTVPPNVWFGAFPTKDFNISTDGAVTKNDPRDAESHYSLVGCTCAPAFQFQDFELAKRSELVTRFPKHEHLISLLTYPD; translated from the exons ATGGTTTCTGCATCAGAGATTGCAACAAAGTTGAATCTGGCTTCCCACCCTGAAGGTGGCTTCTTTTCTGAAACTTTTAGGGATAGTTCTGTTATGCTCTCCACATCTCAACTTCCTCCTCAAT ACAAAGTTGATCGTCCCGTTAGCACATCTATTTACTTCTTGTTACCGGCTGGGAGCGTGTCTCACCTTCACCGTATACCCTGTGCTGAGACCTGGCATTTTTATTTGGGAGAACCTCTTACG GTCTTGGAGTTGGATGAGAAAGATGGGCAAGTAAAACTAACATGTCTTGGACCTGATTTGTTGAATAATCAGAAGGTGCAGTACACAGTGCCTCCAAATGTTTGGTTTGGTGCATTTCCAACAAAAGATTTCAACATTTCGACTGATGGGGCAGTGACAAAAAATGATCCAAGGGATGCTGAGAGCCATTATTCACTTGTAGGATGCACCTGTGCACCTGCTTTCCAGTTCCAAGACTTCGAGCTGGCAAAACGATCCGAGCTTGTAACTCGCTTCCCCAAACATGAGCATCTCATTTCTTTACTCACTTATCCTGATTGA
- the LOC107958843 gene encoding pollen receptor-like kinase 3 — MTAVRFFLFFSLLITISFPSLCFSQSDVDTLIKLKQSFLQDDLNSWIPAPGSSPCLQKWVGVICSGESIVGLHLTNLHLSGTVDVLPLLQLRDLRSISLMSNSFTGPIPDFNKLGALKSLYLSRNQFSGDIPSGYFSSMRSLKKVWLNENQFTGRIPESLMQLPHLLELHLDGNQFDGTIPPLKTPNVLRSLNLTRNNLQGRIPESFYNFSAASFEENVGLCGKPLPKDCQGAPPPVPSPSSKFLKENRIHGKAMLAATTLFIVLCFVVASMVSTQRRKKEELSIPRGRRRDELLPTHLPPESFHRLSVDSSGRGRSGSKRDSTASQPTIKNAMADLVMVNDEKGKLGLQDLMKAAAEVLGSSGVLGSAYKAVLSNGLAVVVKRMRGINRLDKDEFNAEMRRFGKLKHPNVLTPLAYHFRREEKLIVSEHMPKGSLSYVLHGTRDVVHANLNWPTRLKIIKGIARGLSYIHTEYATYEVPHGNLKSSNVLLSNNYDPLLNDYAFEPLINVTNVAQALFAYKSPEYLQYRQVSPKSDIYCLGIIIMEIMTGKFPSQYLSHGEGGIDIVQWVQLSILQNQAEELIDPEIANNAGSVDQKLQVLKIGAACAESNPHKRLDMNEIINRIEEVS, encoded by the coding sequence ATGACCGCTGTTCGCTTCTTCCTTTTCTTCTCCCTTCTAATTACCATTTCTTTTCCCTCTCTTTGTTTCTCTCAATCTGATGTTGACACTTTGATTAAGCTCAAGCAATCTTTCCTACAAGATGATTTGAATAGTTGGATTCCGGCACCTGGTTCCTCTCCTTGCTTGCAAAAATGGGTCGGCGTCATCTGTTCCGGGGAGTCCATTGTTGGCCTCCATTTAACAAATTTACACCTTTCCGGAACCGTCGACGTTCTACCTTTGCTTCAACTTCGTGACTTGAGATCCATTAGCTTAATGAGTAACTCTTTTACGGGTCCAATCCCGGACTTCAATAAACTCGGCGCTTTAAAATCTTTATACTTATCTCGTAATCAGTTTAGCGGTGATATACCAAGTGGTTATTTTTCATCTATGAGATCTTTgaagaaagtttggttgaatGAAAACCAATTCACCGGCCGTATCCCCGAGTCTTTAATGCAATTACCCCATCTCTTAGAACTCCACTTAGATGGTAATCAGTTTGACGGAACAATCCCACCATTGAAAACTCCGAATGTTCTTAGATCCCTTAACCTAACTCGTAATAACTTACAAGGTCGAATCCCAGAAAGTTTCTATAATTTCAGTGCCGCTTCATTTGAAGAAAACGTAGGACTTTGCGGGAAACCGCTGCCGAAAGATTGTCAAGGAGCTCCGCCGCCAGTTCCAAGTCCGTCAAGCAAATTCCTAAAGGAAAACCGAATCCATGGCAAGGCAATGCTTGCTGCCACGACCCTATTTATTGTACTGTGTTTCGTGGTAGCTTCCATGGTTTCCACACAGCGTAGGAAGAAAGAAGAATTAAGCATTCCAAGGGGACGTCGAAGGGACGAGCTGCTGCCAACCCATTTACCACCGGAATCCTTCCACCGGTTGTCTGTCGATTCAAGCGGGAGGGGCAGATCTGGGTCAAAGAGAGACTCGACGGCGTCGCAGCCGACAATCAAGAATGCGATGGCTGACTTGGTAATGGTGAATGATGAGAAAGGTAAGTTGGGGTTGCAGGATTTGATGAAGGCAGCCGCGGAGGTGCTAGGAAGTAGTGGCGTATTGGGCTCTGCGTACAAGGCTGTACTGTCGAATGGATTGGCCGTGGTGGTGAAGAGAATGAGAGGGATCAATAGGCTGGATAAAGATGAGTTCAATGCTGAAATGAGACGATTCGGGAAATTGAAACACCCTAATGTTTTGACGCCATTAGCCTACCATTTTAGGAGAGAGGAGAAGCTTATTGTTTCAGAACACATGCCCAAGGGCAGTTTATCATACGTCTTGCACGGTACTCGAGACGTGGTTCATGCTAATTTGAATTGGCCGACTCGTTTGAAGATCATCAAAGGGATCGCTCGAGGACTCAGTTACATTCATACAGAGTATGCAACATACGAGGTCCCCCATGGAAACCTCAAATCCAGCAATGTTCTTTTATCTAATAATTACGATCCATTACTAAACGACTATGCCTTTGAACCATTGATAAACGTCACCAATGTCGCCCAAGCATTATTTGCTTACAAATCCCCTGAATATCTCCAGTACCGACAAGTCTCCCCCAAATCAGATATTTATTGTCTAGGAATTATCATCATGGAAATCATGACAGGCAAATTTCCTTCACAATATCTAAGCCATGGCGAAGGTGGGATCGATATCGTGCAATGGGTACAACTATCAATATTACAGAACCAAGCTGAAGAATTGATTGATCCTGAGATAGCGAACAATGCAGGTTCAGTTGATCAAAAGCTTCAAGTCCTTAAAATCGGAGCTGCTTGCGCTGAAAGTAACCCTCATAAACGATTAGACATGAACGAAATCATTAATAGGATAGAAGAGGTAAGTTAA
- the LOC107958844 gene encoding probable polygalacturonase, protein MVETLPVGRFQLQQQRLELKRWIPAFLSSHKTLFVLLWIAAFGSVFFWQWNIGGSGFSIFAKVGPGRPMPKMRPFAFNLTDFGGVGDGVADETAAFERAILAISKFGKRGGAQLNVPPGKWLTAPFNLTSHMTLFLAEDAEILGIQDEKRWALMPPLPSYGYGREHNGSRYGSLIHGQNLRDLVITGHNGTINGQGQSWWKKYRQKLLNHSRGPLVQIMWSSDIVISDITLRDSPFWTFHPYDCKNVTVRNVTILAPIFEAPNTDGIDPDSCEDMVIEDCYISVGDDAVAIKSGWDQYGIAYGRPSRNILIRNLIVRSMVSAGISIGSEMSGGVSNVTVENAVVWSSRRAVRIKTAVGRGGYVRDITYRNLTFDNARVGIVIKTDYNEHPDDDFDRKALPIIRDISFTEIHGHGVRVPVRIHGSEDIPIRNVTFRDISIGITYKKKHIFQCAFVEGRVIGTIFPAPCENLDRYDEEERLVKLSAAQNVTDIDYDI, encoded by the exons ATGGTGGAGACATTGCCGGTTGGGCGGTTTCAGTTGCAACAACAAAGGCTGGAACTTAAGAGATGGATTCCGGCGTTTCTTTCTTCGCATAAAACGCTCTTTGTTCTCCTCTGGATCGCAGCTTTCGGTTCGGTTTTTTTCTGGCAATGGAATATCGGTGGGAGTGGGTTTTCGATATTCGCCAAAGTTGGACCGGGTCGGCCTATGCCCAAGATGCGGCCTTTCGCGTTTAATTTGACTGATTTCGGTGGCGTCGGGGATGGGGTCGCCGATGAAACGGCGGCGTTTGAGAGGGCTATCTTGGCAATTTCCAAGTTTGGGAAGAGAGGTGGTGCGCAGCTCAATGTGCCGCCTGGGAAGTGGCTTACGGCACCGTTTAATCTTACTAGTCATATGACTTTGTTTCTAGCTGAAGATGCTGAGATTCTTGGAATCCAG GACGAGAAGCGGTGGGCTTTAATGCCTCCATTGCCTTCATATGGGTACGGAAGAGAGCATAATGGATCTCGGTATGGGAGTTTAATCCACGGCCAAAACCTCAGAGATCTCGTTATAACTG GACATAATGGCACCATAAATGGACAGGGTCAATCATGGTGGAAGAAGTATCGTCAAAAGCTACTCAACCACAGCAGGGGTCCACTTGTGCAGATAATGTGGTCTAGTGACATTGTAATCTCTGATATAACCTTACGCGATTCTCCCTTTTGGACTTTTCATCCATATGACTGCAAGAATGTAACAGTGAGGAATGTTACTATCCTGGCTCCCATATTTGAAGCCCCAAATACTGATGGAATTGATCCTG ATTCATGTGAAGATATGGTAATAGAGGATTGCTACATAAGTGTTGGTGATGATGCAGTTGCAATAAAGAGTGGCTGGGATCAATATGGCATAGCTTATGGACGACCCTCGAGAAACATTCTTATCCGAAACCTCATTGTCCGCTCCATGGTCAG TGCCGGCATATCAATAGGCAGTGAGATGTCTGGTGGGGTATCTAATGTGACTGTGGAGAACGCCGTTGTCTGGAGTTCTAGGCGTGCAGTTCGAATCAAGACTGCTGTTGGAAGAGGTGGTTATGTCAGAGATATAACCTATCGAAATCTTACTTTTGATAATGCCCGAGTTGGAATTGTCATCAAGACAGACTACAATGAGCACCCTGACGATGACTTTGACCGAAAAGCCCTCCCAATAATAAGGGACATAAGCTTCACCGAGATACATGGTCACGGAGTTCGTGTACCTGTTAGAATACACGGCAGCGAAGATATTCCCATCAGAAACGTGACGTTTAGAGATATATCTATTGGGATAACATATAAGAAGAAGCATATATTCCAGTGTGCCTTCGTTGAAGGCCGTGTAATAGGGACCATCTTCCCTGCTCCTTGTGAAAACCTTGATAGATACGATGAGGAAGAAAGACTCGTAAAGCTTTCTGCGGCCCAGAATGTAACAGATATAGATTATGACATCTGA
- the LOC121229232 gene encoding protein TIFY 10A → MSSCSESTAMKPARSPEKPSFAQTCNLLSQYLKEKGSFGDLSLGMTCNVEANGTPVVPPPTMNLFPLNDKSDDVCGRNGGNPKNLTSMDLFPQQAGLASKDDSPNKLEPQTAPMTIFYGGQVIVFNDFPANKAKEIMLLASNSSSQSNNSFNPIPFTSSIARSPIESSIGVPPTSKPVHPAQRAVPGDLPIARRASLHRFLEKRKDRITAKAPYQINNSAAAPSLSGDNKSWLGLAAQSP, encoded by the exons ATGTCGTCTTGCTCGGAATCTACGGCTATGAAACCGGCTAGGTCACCGGAGAAGCCAAGTTTTGCCCAAACTTGTAATTTGTTGAGCCAGTACTTGAAGGAGAAAGGTAGCTTTGGGGATCTATCTCTGGGAATGACATGCAACGTTGAAGCTAATG GGACACCAGTGGTGCCGCCTCCGACCATGAATCTGTTCCCTCTCAATGACAAGTCCGATGATGTTTGTGGCCGAAACGGTGGGAATCCTAAGAACTTGACATCCATGGATTTGTTCCCCCAACAAGCTGGTTTGGCTTCTAAAGATGATAGTCCCAACAAGTTGGAGCCTCAGACTGCACCAATGACCATCTTTTATGGTGGACAAGTGATTGTGTTCAATGATTTTCCAGCAAACAAAGCTAAGGAAATCATGCTTTTAGCTAGCAACAGCAGCTCACAAAGCAACAACAGCTTCAACCCCATCCCTTTTACTTCTAGCATAGCCAGAAGTCCAATCGAATCAAGCATTGGAGTTCCTCCTACCTCAAAACCGGTTCACCCTGCTCAGCGAGCTGTCCCTGGCG ATCTGCCAATTGCAAGGAGAGCTTCACTGCATCGGTTCCTAGAGAAGCGAAAGGATAG GATCACTGCAAAAGCGCCATACCAGATAAATAACTCAGCTGCAGCTCCTTCCCTGTCCGGCGATAACAAGTCATGGCTCGGTTTGGCTGCTCAATCACCATAG
- the LOC107907088 gene encoding ethylene-responsive transcription factor ERF017 — protein MVRPIGERDDGGRYKGVRMRKWGKWVAEVRQPNSRGRIWLGSYKTAEEAARAYDAAVFCLRGNSAKLNFPDNPPDIADANELTPDQIKEAAFRHARRDAGEEETEVAAAAAGNSYTECYFGGGSVGDRSGRAYFPSPGVWTF, from the coding sequence atggtGAGGCCGATCGGGGAAAGAGATGACGGCGGCCGTTACAAGGGTGTACGGATGAGGAAGTGGGGGAAATGGGTAGCGGAAGTACGACAACCCAATAGCCGAGGAAGAATATGGTTGGGTTCTTACAAGACAGCAGAAGAAGCTGCTAGAGCTTACGACGCTGCCGTTTTTTGTCTGCGTGGGAATTCGGCAAAGCTTAACTTTCCCGACAATCCTCCGGATATAGCAGACGCCAATGAGTTGACACCAGATCAAATCAAAGAAGCGGCTTTCAGGCACGCACGTAGGGATGCCGGAGAAGAAGAAACGGAAGTAGCGGCCGCTGCTGCCGGGAATTCTTACACAGAGTGTTATTTTGGCGGTGGGTCTGTCGGAGACAGATCGGGACGTGCTTATTTTCCTTCTCCTGGTGTTTGGACTTTCTAG